The proteins below are encoded in one region of Phaeodactylum tricornutum CCAP 1055/1 chromosome 3, complete sequence:
- a CDS encoding predicted protein, with product MNSRITLESMKRKRRKRSMIPFGPVTLVGITLLIIGAAWAFGLMISSRFKISIKHQAVHDHMSHERRAKDRNKLLEKILGGFPQRASIWPEDGQQGKFYESLRKCVPEKFESDKKCKERIRSGESKKSVGILRTPSVLGRALETFTLEHMKAQNVNTTDVVLITTSHIDSRERRFTKIIRITVLPLLLEAVDLALQTVDDTFLAQQITLDDILGVVRLLIRWHCRLSDIATDTALENLSLDPTVSFPNKGETKLNNFFGFSIEKSGTKEKRAETDPLAMETMLRVDQCTEFVLELQAKNRKSAEDIDVMIDSVVKQEFAHETCQSTMNLLDRRVTEIVGHFLAVSEHTALIICHKYPHVPMCEAEYQSQRM from the coding sequence ATGAATAGCAGAATCACATTAGAATCgatgaaacgaaaaagacggaaacGGAGTATGATTCCTTTCGGACCAGTCACGCTCGTCGGGATAACTTTGCTGATTATCGGGGCAGCCTGGGCCTTTGGACTGATGATTTCTAGCCGATTTAAGATCAGCATCAAGCACCAGGCTGTTCATGACCACATGTCGCATGAAAGAAGAGCAAAGGACAGGAACAAATTGCTAGAAAAAATTCTCGGTGGATTTCCACAACGTGCTAGTATCTGGCCGGAAGACGGTCAACAGGGCAAATTTTACGAAAGTCTGCGGAAATGCGTACCGGAAAAGTTCGAGAGTGACAAGAAATGCAAGGAGCGGATAAGAAGCGGAGAGTCAAAAAAAAGCGTCGGAATCCTTCGCACCCCCAGCGTGTTGGGTAGAGCTCTCGAAACGTTTACTTTGGAGCACATGAAAGCACAAAATGTGAACACTACCGATGTAGTTCTCATTACTACAAGTCACATCGATAGCCGCGAAAGACGATTCACTAAAATTATCCGCATCACGGTTCTACCCCTACTTCTGGAAGCGGTTGATTTGGCGCTACAGACCGTAGACGATACTTTTCTAGCACAACAAATTACGCTGGATGATATTCTGGGTGTTGTCCGCTTACTTATTCGCTGGCATTGCCGATTATCCGACATCGCTACCGACACTGCGCTTGAAAATCTATCGCTCGATCCTACCGTATCTTTTCCCAACAAAGGAGAGACCAAGCTAAACAATTTCTTTGGGTTTTCAATTGAGAAGAGTGgcaccaaagaaaaacgagcGGAGACGGATCCTTTGGCGATGGAGACTATGCTGCGTGTCGACCAGTGTACCGAATTTGTGCTTGAGTTACAGGCTAAAAACCGAAAGAGTGCCGAAGACATCGATGTTATGATTGATAGTGTGGTAAAGCAGGAATTCGCACACGAAACTTGCCAGTCGACGATGAACCTTCTAGACCGTCGCGTAACAGAAATTGTCGGCCACTTCCTGGCAGTCAGCGAGCATACAGCTCTCATTATTTGTCACAAATACCCTCATGTACCGATGTGTGAAGCTGAGTACCAGAGTCAAAGGATGTGA
- a CDS encoding predicted protein → MFSRGLCTILFAAPALVWATTKGDLSNPDAQKILLVESERIEEYRSRNYTWPLNNYSPNTPGWASLMMDRFHQVEEIDDRGRRYEAYIQTIHSAFLVPNFTEHGFGLARCPEDLIEALRAGIRDGLPNARYEQNVDVISGPTPLFIDRPDLSQRVLNELRHYAEEWSGVELTPYRAYGFRLYRNDSQLMMHVDKMQTHIISFILHIDSSDDAEPWPIFIEDFNGNTHEVILTPGDILFYESSKCFHGRPRRFNGAWYSSIFVHYYPKYGWYEQNHELEAHYAVPPRWSSDPTGVKKYNRLEMVGTSMKEPDCDADWCRAANSVKWSGPGEVVGEIEVMYSPTDRKHGPIKRKRAPGGGGAILLLAGGAAFTTLLSIFGPTIFLVEQHHSQSKDVRVGLESLSKVVRVADLKHEEIFRLTIKSCLPTHNPKCKQYIPPTSGKDEDPIQRVALVAPPGDISSILMNQLERIQHQHTNLQNKTESDIEVFATSHVPPYGYGKTHGWTKIVRLVPRALVLEVVDALQSSLLSSDSHMDLTLDDLKAALRQILRFHCRLSHVAAHTALLSIPLVDLIANSANVSRHIQDFLVSRDVGRMKGGDDDGVENADDDSGSVSATQEFYGSQMLTYIQSVAHVDVLKVLDEVLIEEMNLSRNMTVWPCLSFWAAGEREDPSKLTRFTQNIAKELSPECSDPFVSCFVPRDICEASGNGVCKGHKR, encoded by the exons ATGTTCTCTCGTGGCCTTTGCACGATTTTATTTGCGGCACCCGCTTTGGTCTGGGCGACGACCAAGGGCGACCTGTCGAATCCTGACGCCCAAAAGATCCTGCTCGTCGAGTCGGAACGGATCGAAGAGTACCGCAGTCGTAACTACACTTGGCCTTTGAATAACTACAGCCCCAACACGCCTGGATGGGCTTCCTTGATGATGGATCGCTTCCATCAGGTCGAAGAGATCGACGACCGTGGCCGACGTTACGAAGCGTACATTCAAACAATCCATTCTGCTTTCCTCGTGCCCAACTTTACCGAACACGGTTTTGGCCTAGCACGGTGCCCCGAAGACCTTATAGAGGCTCTGCGTGCGGGAATTCGCGACGGCCTTCCTAATGCCCGTTACGAACAGAATGTCGATGTGATTAGCGGCCCGACGCCTCTCTTTATCGACCGACCCGACCTGAGCCAACGGGTTTTGAACGAGCTGCGCCACTACGCCGAAGAATGGAGTGGGGTCGAGCTGACGCCTTATCGTGCGTATGGCTTCCGATTGTACCGAAACGATTCGCAACTGATGATGCATGTGGATAAGATGCAAACGCACATTATTAGTTTTATTTTGCACATCGATTCCTCAGACGACGCCGAACCCTGGCCAATCTTTATCGAA GACTTTAACGGGAACACTCACGAAGTAATCTTGACTCCCGGCGACATACTGTTTTATGAATCTTCCAAGTGCTTTCACGGCCGACCACGTCGTTTCAACGGCGCCTGGTATTCCTCCATCTTTGTCCATTACTATCCCAAATACGGTTGGTACGAACAAAATCACGAATTAGAAGCGCACTATGCCGTTCCACCACGTTGGTCTAGTGATCCGACGGGTGTCAAAAAGTACAATCGACTCGAGATGGTGGGCACCTCTATGAAAGAACCCGACTGCGATGCCGATTGGTGTCGAGCAGCCAATAGCGTCAAGTGGAGTGGACCGGGGGAAGTTG TCGGAGAAATAGAAGTGATGTATTCGCCTACTGACCGAAAGCATGGGCCCATCAAACGAAAACGAGCCCCAGGTGGAGGTGGCGCAATTCTTCTCCTTGCTGGAGGAGCCGCATTCACAACActtctttccatttttggaccGACAATTTTTCTGGTCGAACAACATCACAGCCAATCGAAGGATGTCCGTGTTGGTCTGGAGAGTCTGAGCAAAGTGGTTCGCGTGGCGGATCTTAAGCACGAAGAAATTTTCCGGTTAACGATCAAAAGCTGTCTACCTACACATAATCCAAAGTGCAAACAATACATACCTCCAACCAGTGGAAAGGATGAGGATCCCATCCAAAGAGTAGCGTTGGTCGCTCCCCCTGGAGATATCTCTAGTATACTGATGAATCAGTTGGAACGAATACAACATCAACACACTAATCTACAAAACAAAACAGAATCGGATATAGAAGTATTCGCCACATCGCATGTTCCACCTTATGGTTATGGCAAGACTCACGGTTGGACGAAAATTGTGCGGCTCGTGCCAAGGGCATTGGTCTTGGAAGTGGTGGACGCACTACAAAGCTCATTGCTGTCTTCCGATTCTCACATGGATTTAACTCTAGATGATCTCAAGGCTGCTCTGAGGCAAATCTTACGCTTCCATTGCCGACTTTCTCACGTTGCCGCTCATACAGCTCTCTTATCGATTCCTTTGGTGGATCTGATTGCCAACTCGGCTAATGTGAGCAGACACATCCAAGATTTTCTTGTTTCCAGGGATGTAGGTCGTATGAAGGGAGGGGATGACGACGGGGTGGAGAACGCCGACGATGACAGTGGATCAGTATCTGCGACACAAGAATTTTACGGTTCCCAAATGCTTACTTATATTCAATCAGTTGCGCATGTGGATGTCCTGAAGGTGCTGGACGAGGTACTGATAGAGGAGATGAATCTAAGCAGAAACATGACTGTTTGGCCGTGTCTATCATTTTGGGCGGCTGGAGAAAGAGAAGACCCATCGAAACTCACTAGATTCACTCAAAACATAGCCAAGGAGCTCTCACCGGAGTGCAGCGATCCTTTCGTCTCTTGCTTTGTGCCAAGGGACATATGCGAAGCCTCTGGGAATGGAGTGTGCAAGGGACACAAGCGATAG
- a CDS encoding predicted protein, translated as MSAKRVKNPGLRRERRSVPVPIFGAAAPLISESGAMIDAAWNVEWLVRVVGALEMQHVTQKANALLPFEDFYTLVKKVGRTWNPSVSTIIQQSPTPSPKKLYEYSEPEKVLYDLVCATDNVLYKLGFELSSVARTWEAASDERIWCLERLMFDGNRLQELHKLATKTKISKLTSDSASRAILQHREAQRIKNEQSVTTFHSVSQPKQLDAVILAGMSLEERVRARAEAKQVNQAAVQGAAVADDSKSDREWLVRLADALWAHSQNFFHSHLHTPLLLNKRKKASNCVMTLKDAVNLLSLSSAKSSGLIGRGGSLSKRQVMDAVQDMCRMAPDWIHISEGSNGLLSPDSTVWIKPADFGSVRIRLAGRNANKQPATDLPETTISTTPNTSNCFKDSTAAKLPAYTKLTNSTPHSSVAQDELNGELVATDVRLKRPTESVGEKRMNSQEAEGFSLHPAKKRKILRINPNLIFTDADYDGGDVIDTSSFESPRGLKYLFLRMNAGERI; from the coding sequence ATGTCAGCGAAACGAGTCAAGAACCCTGGACTTCGTCGAGAGCGCAGAAGTGTTCCCGTTCCTATTTTTGGTGCGGCCGCGCCATTGATCTCAGAATCCGGCGCCATGATCGATGCAGCTTGGAACGTTGAATGGCTTGTACGCGTTGTGGGTGCCTTGGAAATGCAACATGTAACTCAGAAAGCAAACGCGTTACTGCCTTTCGAGGATTTCTATACACTGGTAAAAAAAGTGGGCCGAACATGGAACCCCAGTGTCTCGACAATAATCCAGCAATCCCCTACGCCCAGTCCTAAGAAGCTTTACGAATATTCCGAGCCAGAAAAAGTTTTGTATGATCTGGTTTGCGCTACCGACAACGTATTGTACAAACTTGGTTTTGAGTTGTCTAGTGTAGCTCGAACCTGGGAAGCTGCTTCCGATGAAAGGATTTGGTGTTTGGAGCGGCTGATGTTTGATGGAAATCGCCTGCAGGAGCTCCATAAGCTTGCCACAAAGACTAAGATAAGCAAGCTGACAAGTGACTCAGCGTCGCGTGCTATTCTCCAGCATCGCGAAGCGCAGCGAATTAAGAACGAGCAGAGTGTCACGACCTTTCATAGTGTTTCACAGCCCAAGCAGCTGGATGCAGTTATTCTAGCAGGAATGTCGCTGGAAGAGCGAGTACGCGCTCGGGCGGAAGCGAAACAAGTAAACCAAGCCGCAGTACAAGGTGCCGCGGTCGCTGATGACTCAAAATCAGATCGTGAATGGTTGGTCCGATTGGCCGACGCCTTATGGGCGCATTCACAAAACTTTTTTCATAGTCACCTGCATACTCCTCTTCTACTTAACAAGAGAAAGAAGGCCTCAAACTGCGTGATGACACTCAAAGATGCGGTGAATCTTTTAAGTCTATCCTCCGCAAAGAGCAGTGGTCTTATCGGTCGCGGTGGAAGCCTTTCCAAGCGGCAAGTTATGGATGCCGTACAAGACATGTGTCGGATGGCACCGGACTGGATTCACATTTCCGAAGGCTCCAACGGCTTACTCTCGCCTGATTCGACCGTTTGGATAAAACCGGCTGACTTCGGTTCGGTACGAATTCGACTTGCGGGTAGGAACGCGAACAAGCAGCCCGCTACAGATTTACCCGAAACCACCATATCTACCACACCGAATACAAGCAATTGTTTCAAGGATTCGACTGCTGCGAAACTGCCTGCATACACTAAGCTTACAAATTCCACCCCGCATTCGTCTGTAGCCCAGGACGAATTAAACGGTGAGCTAGTTGCCACCGACGTCAGACTCAAACGGCCGACTGAATCGGTAGGTGAGAAACGAATGAATTCACAAGAGGCTGAAGGCTTTTCCCTGCACCCAGCCAAGAAGCGAAAGATTCTACGCATTAATCCCAATTTAATCTTTACTGATGCTGATTATGACGGAGGGGACGTTATCGACACATCTTCTTTCGAGAGTCCTCGCGGCCTGAAAtatctttttcttcgcatGAACGCTGGAGAACGGATTTAA
- a CDS encoding predicted protein, with translation MLKATKCFALCSLIYLGASAFIPHAILHQENRPIYLSAFLHTNGQQSDTRRSLTIGSAATILASWGIPFSAHANTGAEIRGTEITPFNGLAFQYRGSDFGGLKAEDLNEPSVPYSDFVQRLKAGEVEFVEFMAPSGDAAYVTFKGKPPIRIGEGYPIEQPNGWSSPAFAVRTVKDAGVPYKFTIPALRSY, from the exons ATGTTGAAAGCGACGAAGTGCTTTGCTTTGTGCTCATTGATTTACTTGGGGGCATCGGCGTTTATTCCACATGCTATTCTTCATCAGGAAAATAGGCCCATTTACTTGTCAGCGTTCCTACACACCAATGGACAGCAGTCCGATACGCGGCGGTCGCTGACCATTGGATCCGCTGCTACCATATTGGCTTCCTGGGGAATTCCATTCAGCGCCCATGCCAACACTGGTGCTGAAATCCGAGGCACTGAAATTACCCCATTCAATGGACTTGCCTTTCAGTACCGAGGGAGCGATTTTGGTGGGCTCAAAGCAGAAGATTTGAACGAGCCATCGGTTCCTTATAGTGACTTCGTCCAACGATTGAAGGCCGGGGAAGTAGAATTTGTGGAGTTCATGGCGCCGAGTGGTGACGCTGCTTACGTAACGTTCAAAGGCAAACCACCGATTCGGATTGGAGAGG GATATCCGATTGAACAGCCCAACGGTTGGAGTAGTCCTGCATTTGCCGTCCGAACTGTAAAAGATGCTGGCGTGCCCTACAAATTCACTATTCCCGCATTGCGGTCCTACTAA
- a CDS encoding predicted protein, which translates to LYRGVTPIVATIAISNFIFFYVNELMKRLMVSPNTSRTSSQQRLRLLIASCMAGVVNVLLTNPLWVTNLRIVAGDTFSESLLVELYNAVKNHGLAHLWKGTSTSILLVSNPVIQFFVYEQLKNRRVASRRLGDNLTALEAFWTGAVAKTIATITTYPLQLTQAVLRMQGQIDGVIAAESTPPNDHGRTIIAAPRYLGTWDCIVKLYRRGGVEGIFTGMRAKMLQTVLTASFTFLTYEQIL; encoded by the coding sequence TTGTACCGGGGAGTGACACCGATCGTAGCAACAATAGCCATCTccaatttcattttcttttaCGTCAACGAGTTGATGAAACGACTAATGGTATCACCCAACACATCGCGAACGAGTAGCCAACAGCGCCTGCGGTTACTCATAGCATCCTGTATGGCTGGTGTTGTCAACGTCCTATTGACGAATCCGCTGTGGGTTACGAATTTGCGCATTGTTGCCGGGGATACGTTCTCCGAGTCCCTCTTGGTCGAGTTGTACAATGCGGTGAAAAATCATGGCCTCGCTCATTTGTGGAAAGGAACGAGCACCTCAATTCTTCTCGTTTCCAACCCGGTTATTCAGTTTTTCGTCTACGAACAGCTCAAAAACCGCCGCGTTGCATCCCGACGGCTAGGTGATAACTTGACAGCACTAGAAGCATTTTGGACGGGTGCTGTAGCGAAAACGATTGCCACCATCACGACGTATCCGTTGCAGCTCACACAGGCTGTTTTGCGTATGCAAGGACAAATTGACGGTGTCATCGCCGCCGAAAGCACGCCCCCCAATGACCATGGACGTACAATAATTGCAGCTCCACGGTATCTTGGAACTTGGGACTGTATAGTCAAGTTGTACCGACGGGGTGGAGTCGAGGGGATTTTCACTGGTATGCGAGCAAAGATGCTGCAAACTGTCTTAACGGCCTCGTTTACCTTTTTAACATATGAGCAAATCCTG
- a CDS encoding predicted protein, whose protein sequence is MSTRRKAAEPTVDVELSRKAYRLGGTIVGTIRVILPDDRDRPRDTVNSIQLVCAGRCRLDPRWHNVPEYQKVYATHPSLSDLSYDSNSVCFWATEPIELLNVQERPWGRWDDIRPKPIQLSGYTLSQKFCTFPDEPRILEDEHLAFTFRVDLPDDLPHSVSATSCRLYYSVLFRLILPNKPRDPMWIQTPFTVLSVSADAVVERPATKSTSGAGRVQVGQTAHVMAHSVGLPCHVTAPELFRLSGRLTVNQRGAGIYRHMRRHDAKHIQTMRVADSTGRAVGVLTTIGVSVLNPGSRCMLKLYFPNLQDDASRAPCYQFCACLQGEEIAIHRDGTRKRARSFLFDTVQETIDPDCTECACLNLLLPLDAPCSLQSDLVEINIRCLVDITVDSVDGKGYQNLRLEIPCTIVHALSAFEENEEDGSEFNLIAMEKLLKQDSEFTVKEDINHPHSFETSDIGKDLKLLSLAMAKKCNLIPDPPVLAKED, encoded by the coding sequence ATGAGCACGCGACGGAAGGCAGCGGAGCCGACCGTTGATGTAGAGCTTTCAAGAAAAGCGTATCGGCTCGGAGGAACGATAGTTGGAACGATACGCGTGATACTTCCGGATGATCGAGATCGACCCCGTGACACAGTGAATTCCATACAATTAGTATGCGCAGGTCGTTGTAGACTAGACCCAAGATGGCACAACGTCCCAGAGTATCAGAAAGTCTATGCAACACATCCATCATTAAGTGATCTTTCATACGATTCCAATTCGGTTTGCTTCTGGGCGACGGAGCCAATTGAGCTCTTAAACGTACAAGAGCGTCCATGGGGACGATGGGACGACATCAGGCCAAAACCGATCCAGCTTTCGGGCTACACATTGTCGCAAAAATTCTGTACCTTTCCAGACGAGCCGCGCATCTTGGAGGACGAACACTTGGCCTTTACTTTTCGAGTGGACCTTCCAGACGATCTTCCTCACTCAGTCTCGGCAACATCCTGCCGTTTGTATTACTCGGTGTTGTTCCGACTCATACTGCCAAATAAGCCGCGCGATCCTATGTGGATCCAGACTCCCTTTACTGTGTTGTCTGTCAGCGCAGACGCCGTTGTAGAAAGACCTGCGACGAAGTCGACATCGGGCGCAGGCCGTGTTCAGGTTGGACAAACCGCCCACGTGATGGCCCATTCAGTGGGCCTCCCTTGCCACGTGACCGCTCCAGAGCTCTTTCGTTTATCAGGCCGTCTTACGGTGAACCAGAGAGGTGCTGGTATTTACCGCCACATGCGTAGACACGATGCGAAGCACATTCAAACAATGAGGGTAGCCGATTCAACTGGCAGAGCCGTAGGAGTTTTGACTACAATCGGTGTTTCTGTCCTGAATCCCGGCAGTCGATGTATGCTCAAACTgtattttccaaatttgcaGGACGACGCGTCAAGGGCACCTTGCTATCAGTTTTGCGCTTGTTTGCAAGGCGAGGAAATTGCCATTCACAGAGACGGCACGCGCAAACGGGCAAGAtcatttctttttgacacGGTACAAGAAACGATTGATCCCGATTGCACCGAGTGTGCTTGTCTGAATCTTTTGCTGCCGCTGGATGCACCTTGCTCGTTGCAGTCTGATCTGGTGGAAATAAATATTCGCTGTCTCGTGGATATTACTGTGGACAGCGTGGACGGGAAGGGCTATCAGAATTTAAGATTGGAAATTCCTTGCACCATTGTTCACGCTCTGTCtgcgtttgaagaaaacgaagagGATGGCAGTGAATTCAACCTTATTGCCATGGAAAAATTATTGAAACAGGACAgtgagttcacagtcaaagaagACATAAACCATCCTCACAGTTTTGAAACAAGTGATATTGGCAAAGACCTAAAACTCCTATCACTTGCGATGGCCAAAAAATGCAATTTAATACCAGATCCTCCCGTTCTTGCGAAAGAAGACTAG
- a CDS encoding predicted protein, whose product MVAAGQKAAQSLTEEYMEALIRNGDLDDLEQALEADLLLRYPEWLEVIQNTLGNILRDDKNGDLVDLTLEEIVARIVPGGSIAVPKAAKTAAIQRIRDALQKHCSSP is encoded by the coding sequence ATGGTGGCAGCTGGTCAAAAGGCTGCACAATCGCTTACTGAGGAATACATGGAAGCGTTGATTAGAAATGGGGATCTTGATGACTTAGAGCAGGCGTTGGAAGCAGATCTGCTGCTTCGATATCCAGAATGGCTGGAAGTTATACAGAATACCCTGGGTAATATTTTGCGTGACGACAAGAACGGCGACTTGGTCGACTTAACCTTGGAAGAGATTGTGGCTCGGATCGTCCCAGGCGGAAGCATCGCTGTGCCCAAAGCTGCCAAGACTGCAGCCATCCAACGAATCCGAGACGCCCTACAGAAACATTGTAGTTCCCCGTGA
- a CDS encoding predicted protein — MKIASANGLQAQNQSKSQSSTEKPYATCSNPIFASLDVDGLKATICAGQVYQQRNFLSELQVSSLLQEVKELEDAGEFVRSGLSNTAERGNQQFGESDRSTCIVPWWMDFIHGNELPITNIVGPSLHHLRQTLAEIFDRPTLLDSSLAHECYFSTSGVGSFLPRHMDERHEELKGPKGWIQPSRRSFTWLIYLSDDNWTLEENGGALRAYPQQKVLRSHNLGSAHNGNLQIGWLQSKNGSQPVYMDSWCTIAGDSEPHCLLYKVYDEERVVLTKPWKTTAILQGISVSEFLQEWAIKDSNGIGKPVLFLHEQDAKQFNLLEDRRNWNSGKDPQGSFPFDVSPERALLLIFDSLLVPHQVEAVRKGRRVALAGWFHEATQPIPASLYVAQ; from the coding sequence ATGAAAATCGCATCGGCCAATGGCTTACAAGCACAAAATCAGTCGAAAAGTCAATCATCAACAGAGAAGCCGTATGCAACTTGTTCGAATCCAATATTCGCGTCTTTGGACGTAGACGGCCTCAAGGCCACTATTTGTGCGGGACAGGTATATCAGCAGCGCAATTTTCTTTCGGAACTGCAAGTATCCAGTCTTTTGCAAGAAGTAAAAGAACTGGAAGACGCCGGAGAATTTGTCAGATCTGGTCTTTCCAACACGGCCGAACGAGGAAACCAGCAATTTGGAGAATCCGACCGCAGTACCTGTATCGTTCCATGGTGGATGGATTTTATACATGGGAACGAACTACCCATAACGAACATTGTTGGGCCAAGTTTGCATCATCTGCGGCAAACGCTGGCTGAAATCTTTGATCGGCCCACCTTACTGGACTCATCACTAGCCCATGAGTGTTATTTTTCTACGTCAGGCGTGGGCTCGTTTCTCCCGCGACACATGGATGAGCGCCACGAAGAGCTAAAGGGCCCCAAAGGATGGATACAGCCGTCCCGACGATCATTTACTTGGCTCATTTACTTAAGCGATGATAACTGGACATTGGAGGAAAATGGTGGTGCATTGCGAGCGTACCCCCAACAAAAGGTATTGCGGTCGCACAATCTAGGGTCTGCTCACAACGGGAACTTGCAGATTGGATGGTTACAGAGCAAAAACGGTTCCCAGCCCGTGTACATGGATAGCTGGTGTACAATAGCAGGAGATTCGGAGCCTCACTGTCTTTTGTATAAAGTTTACGACGAAGAGCGCGTTGTTTTGACCAAACCTTGGAAGACAACGGCTATTCTACAGGGAATTTCCGTATCAGAATTCTTGCAAGAATGGGCGATCAAAGATTCCAACGGGATTGGCAAACCCGTTTTATTTCTGCATGAACAAGACGCGAAGCAGTTCAATCTCCTCGAGGATCGACGAAACTGGAATTCAGGAAAGGATCCGCAGGGTTCGTTTCCCTTCGATGTGTCGCCCGAACGAGCGTTGCTACTAATTTTTGATTCGCTGTTGGTCCCTCATCAAGTGGAAGCGGTTCGAAAAGGTCGACGGGTAGCCCTTGCCGGCTGGTTTCACGAAGCCACTCAGCCCATTCCAGCAAGTTTGTACGTGGCGCAATAG